The genomic window CCAGTTCCAAGACCAATCCGAATGCGCTCAGGAGCGTTCAGAAAAACACTATTTTCACCAATGTGGTCAAGGGCGCCGACGGCTCTGTGTGGTGGGAAGGCCTGGACGACAAAGAACCGCCGCAGCCGGCCTGGGATTGGAAGGGCCAGCCTTGGACCCCGGAATCCGGTGAAAAGGGCGCGCATCCGAACAGCCGTTTTACAGCCCCGGCTTCGCAGTGCCCGAGCGTTTCTCCGGAGTGGGAAAACCCCAAGGGCGTGCCCATCAGCGCGATCGTCTTTGGCGGGCGCAGGGCCAAGGTCACGCCTTTGGTCGCTCAAGCCTTGAGCTGGCAGCACGGCGTATTTATGGGAGCGACCATGGCTTCCGAAAAGACCGCGGCTGCTTTCGGCGATATCGGTTTGGTGCGCCGGGACCCAATGGCCATGCTTCCCTTCTGCGGTTACAACATGGCAGACTATTTCCAGCATTGGCTCAGCATGGAACAGAAGCTCAGCAATCCGCCGGGTATCTTTATGGTGAACTGGTTCCGTATCGATGATAACGGCAAGTTCATCTGGCCCGGGTTTGGGGAGAATCTTCGTGTGTTGCAGTGGATCATTGATCGTGTGCAGGGCAAGGGCGAGGGTGTCGAGACCGTTGCCGGTCTGGTTCCTGAGGCAAATGCCATCAGCTCCGAGGGCTTGAACCTTGCGCCCGGCACTATGGAAAGCCTGCTTTCTCTGAGCAAGAGCGCGTGGGAGGAAGAAGCTAAGGGAATTGAAGAGCACTTCAAGACCTTTGGGGACAATCTGCCGGGAGTGTTAAGAGAAGAGTTCGAGGCAATGAAGGATCGACTGAGCAAGCTTTAGTATGGGCTCAAACTGAGGGGACGGTCCTCCGACCAGATCAGAGTTCGGGGACCGTCCTTTTTTTGGATGCTGAACACTGCGGTCAACCAGACCATTCGGGTTTTGAGTGAATATAGAAGATTACTGGGAAAAATCGCTGAAGCATACGGAAGTGATACGGCCTGTGGTCCGGAACCTGGGCCATACACACTCGACTCAACTCCAGTACCTGTTTTTGGCGGAGTCCAGTGTCAATCCGGGTGACACGGTTGTGCGCCGCGGCAATGTAGTGGTGGATAAGCCGGCCCTTTACTTGCCTTCCCACAGCCCTCAGTTCGAGGGTTTTGACTGGGAAAAGGACCTGCAGCTCAATCCTGACAGCTTGATCAATTTTCTTATTGTGAGGGGGGTGAGTTTTCCCTCCTTGCGTTTCAAGCATGAGCTGTCTATTGTGGACTTATATGAGGGGTCCTTGTCCAAGGCCACGGACCACTTTAAACAGCAGCTCGAACGCGTGGAAGACACCTCAACGGGCCTGGTCTTGGGCCCTGAAGACTGCTGGCAGTTTTCTATTCTGATTCTGGTCGGCTTTACGCTCTCGCGCTCAGCTCAGTCGGATTTGGAAAGACTATTGGAGCAATATCATCGTACGGACCCACCCGGGACCCCATCATGAGTTTTGATAATTTGGACCTTCCCCCTGAACTTCGCCAGGGCTTGTTGGATATGCGTTTCACCCAAGCCACCCCCATTCAACTTCAGTCCATTCCCATTGCGATGGAAGGCCGGGACATGGTCGGAAGTTCTCAAACCGGTTCCGGAAAGACCGCCGCCTTTCTCATCCCGATTATCTCCCGGTTGATGACCGTGCCTGGTGCGGGAAGCCGGGCCTTGATCCTGGTCCCGACTCGAGAGCTGGCCATTCAGGTGGAAGAGCAGTTCCTGGGCTTGGCCTATCACACCAGGCTTTCCATTGCTTCGGTTTACGGTGGAGTGGAAATGGGTTTGCAGGAGCGGGCGCTTAAGGCCGGGGCCAATGTGATTGTGGCCACCCCCGGAAGGCTTCTGGACCACCTGCGCAATCATGCGGCGGACCTGAGCGGGATCGAGATCCTAGTATTAGATGAAGGCGACCGTATGCTCGACATGGGGTTTTTGCCGGATTTGGAGCGCATCTTCCAAAAGATGCCGGCGGACCGGCAGAGTCTGCTTTTTTCCGCGACTTTTCCTTCGGGTGTTGTGGGGTTGATTTCAAAGCTCTTAAAGGAGCCTGAGTACGTCAAGATTGGTTTGGATTTTACTGCGGCGGAAGGGGTGCGGCAGTTTGTGTGCCTGGTCTCGGATGACAAAAAGCGGGAACTCTTAACGGAGCTTATCCGGCGCCATGAGATGTCGATGGTCCTGGTTTTTACGCGCACCAAGAAGGATGCTTCTTCTCTCTGGAAATTTTTAAAAAAACACAAGGTCAATGCGGATTGCATGCACAGTGATCTGAGCCAGGAACAACGCCTTAAGGCATTGGGGGATTTTCGAAGCGGTGAGGCCCGGGTCTTGGTGGCCACAGATATTGCATCCCGGGGATTGGATGTGGACAATATTTCTCACGTCATCAATTACAATGTGCCGGAGGATCCGGAAAGCTATGTGCACCGCGTGGGCCGCACTGCGCGCTATGACGCTGAGGGCGATGCTTATACATTGGTTTGCCCCGAGGAGGTCTCGCACCTAAGTGCGATTGAGCACCTTTTGGGCTTTCAGATTGAGCGGGTGCGCTTGGATAACTTTGACTATGGGAAGGAATCCCAGGTGTCCCGGCCCCAAAAAAAGTTTGCCAGGCCCGGGCGGCCTTTTAAGGGCAAGTTCCGGCCGAGGAGGAAGTAGCAGGGGAGGATGCGTCATGGCGAGCCCCCACGCTTCGCTCGGGGCAAACTCCGCGAAGCAACCTTTGCGGGACAAAGATCACCACGTCGCTGTGCTCCTCGTGAGGACGAGGCGTTGTGCACCCGGTCTGCCAGAATATTAGCGTGGAAAAGGGTATAATGACGGGGAACATAAACCAGGAGGTTTGATCGTGCTCAATGGTGGATTTCTAATCGCAAGTGCAGCCGGATTTTGGGTGATGGTTCAGGCCGGCAAAGAGAGCGGCGGGCTCAAGAAGCTGGGGCAGATCTTGGGTGCTTTGATCATTATCTGCAGCTTGGCCGGGGTTGGGCTCAAGGCCTATTCCCTGAGTACAGACTGCGCGCCCGGAGGCTGGGGCAAGGGCCCGTGCTGCATGATGGGGAAGGGGATGGGAGCGTGTCCCATGACCGGCGGGGCCCCGGGCCAACCCCTGGGCCGGTGACCTGAACAAAGTCCAATGGTTTGAAAAAGGCCGGGATTCCACTGGAGTTCCGGCCTTCTTTCTCCTTGCCCCAAACAATGCTTGGTTGTAACATCTATCCTAATTATTCAGCCATCAGTCGCATATTCCTCAACATATGACTTGATGTACAGTGCGCGGGAAAAAACACAAAAATCGGAGGTTTTACCATGAGTACCACCACCGCATCTACTCCCAAAATCCGGGACACCTGGGAAGGCCAGACCGTGACCCCTGAGGTGCGCGAAATCCTCAGTTGGTATGGATCTGACAGCCCGGGCACCCTCACCAACCTGGCCCGTATGCTCAACACCGGGCGTATTGGGGGTTCCGGCAAGTTAGTCATCCTGCCGGTGGACCAGGGCTTTGAGCATGGTCCGGCCCGCAGTTTCGCCCCGAATCCGCCGGGGTATGATCCGCGTTACCACTTTGAACTGGCGCTTGAAGCAGGTTGCAATGCCTATGCAGCGCCCTTGGGGCAGCTTGAAGCCGCGGCTCGCGATTTCGCCGGCCAGATTCCGACCATCCTTAAAGCCAACAACAGCGATAGCTTGCTTTCCAGCAATGATCCGGTTCCGGCCGTGACTGCCTCTGTCGACGATGCGCTTCGCTTGGGTTGTTCGGCCATTGGTTTCACCATCTACCCGGGCTCCAGCTGGCGCAAAGAGATGTACGAAGAAATTCGTGAGCTGGCCCAAGATGCCAAAGATGCCGGACTGGTCGTGGTCATCTGGTCCTATCCGCGCGGTTCCTCCCTGAGCAAGGAAGGCGAGACAGCCATGGATGTGGCAGCTTACGCCGCGCAGATTGCCTGCCAGTTGGGCGCGCACATTGTCAAGGTCAAGCTGCCCAGCGATTTTCTTGAGCAGGACGCAGCCCGCAAGGTCTACGAAAAGGAAAAGATTCAGATCTCCGATCTTGCAGCGCGTGTAAAGCATGTGGTGCAGAGCTCCTTTGGTGGCCGCCGTGTGGTGATTTTCTCCGGGGGTCCGGCCAAGGGTAAAGATGCGGTTCTCGATGAGATTAGGGCCATTCGCGATGGCGGCGGCTTTGGTTCCATTATGGGACGCAATGCGTTCCAGCGTCCGCGCAAGGAAGCCGTGGCCCTGCTGCAAGAGGTACAAGATATCCTTGTCAGTTAATTATCCGGGGACAATACCTATTTTCGGGGACACAATGTGTCAGTTGGACCGATTCTATTGTGTCCCCCGAAAAGGAGGTGCTTATGCCGGTTGTTGTTGTGGGTTCTGTTGCACTAGATACCATCGAGACCCCTTTTGGTAAGACGGAGAACGCCCTGGGCGGCTCAGCCAGCTACTTCAGCCTGGCAGCGCGTTTTTTTTGTCCTGCCTATTTAGTGGCCGTGGTCGGGGAGGACATGCCCGCGGACCGCTTGGCGCTCCTCAGCCAGAAGAATATTAAGACAGAGGGGCTTAAGCAGGTGCCGGGCAAAACCTTTCGCTGGACCGGGCGGTATGAAGAAGATTTGAACACGCGCGAGACCTTGGACCTGCAGCTCAATGTGTTCGAAGAGTTTGAACCCGAAATCCCGGCCGGGGCCCAGGACTGTGAGTACGTATTCTTGGGCAACATCCATCCGCAACTGCAGGCAAAGGTTCTGGATCAGTTCCCACAGGCCAAGCTGGTGGGATGCGATACGATTGATCATTGGATTCTCAACGAGCGCCAAGCCCTTCTCAACCTCTTCTCCAAAGTGAACTTGGTGGTGATCAACGACGCGGAAGCGCGCATGCTTGCCCAGACCCCGAACCTAAAGGTGGCTGCCCGGTGGATTCGCGCAAGAGGGCCGGAGTTTGTAGTGATCAAAAAGGGGGAGCACGGAGTGCTCATGTATCACCACGACGAATTTTTTGCGGCACCTGCTTTTCTCCTGGATGAAGTCTTTGATCCAACGGGTGCAGGGGACTCCTTTGCCGGTGGTTTGATGGGTTATTTGGCTCAGGCTCGCGCGCTGACGCCCGAGGTTCTCAGGTGCGGAATCGTCAACGGCACGGTTTTGGCCTCCTATTGCGTCGAGCAATTCGGCGTGCAACGCCTGGTGAGTCTAACGGACCAGGAGGTTGAGGAGCGCTTTGTGCAGTTCCATCGCCTCACACAATTCGGGGACAGAATTCGTCAGTCCAACTGAGACATTGTGTCCGCAGTCAAACTGTTGTATAAATGTCCAGGGCAAGTGATGTTTTCCACCACCAACGGACAAGGGGAGTTGGTCGTGAGTGATGGCAGCGGCATTTCCAGTATGACCCTCCACGAGCTACTGATTAGCCTTTCCTTTCAACACCAGGGTTGGACCCCACAGGCCTCCCGGTGGGTGACTCCGATCGGCCGTATTTGGTTCATGGAAAGAAACGGCGTGATGAACGCCGTTGTCTGCTACTCGGGCAAGCAGACTTTGGACAAGGCCTGGATTGATTGCATGACGCGCGCGATGGGCGAGTCGGGCATCCATGAAGGCCATCTTTTTTGTCTTTCCGCAATGACTCTCCCGGCTAAGGTCGCAGCCCGCGGTCGAGGCGTCAATCTTTATGGAAAATCTGAGACTTTTTCAGCCATGGTTGAGGGTCTGGGCCGGCGTTACGACGAGTTCGGCTATGCCCATGTGCGCAAACAAAATCTTAGCCTTGAATCCCGCATCGAAGAATCCCAGGAGCGGGAAAGAGCGGCCTGGGCTGAAGTAAGGGCCCTGAAGGAAACCGTAGAGTCTTTGCTCAAAGAGCGCTCCGACCTCAAGCGGCTGGTCTCTACTCACAATTCCGAGGTTCGCCGGATCCATGACCTGTACCGCAAGTCCCAGGCGGACCTGAGCGATGCGGAATGGAAGTCCAAGGAAGCTGAAAAGAGGATTGCCGATCTGGAAGAACGCCTGCGCTTACAGGTGGAGTTTGGGTTGGGGCTTGAGACTCAGGTCAATGATTTGCGGCGTCGCGTGCGGGAGGAAAAGACGCATCACGAAGAGACCTATGCCCGCTTCAAGGAACTGCAGACTGAACTGGTCTCATTGCATGAGGCCCAGCAGGAATTTCAGAAAATCGCCAACAACCGGATTCAGGACAATGAGGTGGCTGAGGCCAAAGCCACCTTCCGGCGTTTGATCGCAGAGTTGGAAGAGGAGAGAGCTGTCGGGCGGGATATGGAACGCCGCCTCTTGGAATTCAATCAGAACTTTAGGCAGTGGGAGGAGCAGTCCCAGGGCGTGTTTATCACGCTGACCCAGGAGCGGGACCAGGTCCAGGCAGAGCTCGATCACGCGCTCGCGGCGATCCGGCAGATGGAAGGAGAACGCAACACGTTGAGCACCGAGGTAGAGCGTTTGACGGCTGTGGTGGCGGATCAGTTGGTGAATGAGGTGGCTCCCCAGGGCGGGCCGCCCCCACAGGATATGGAACAGGAGTATGAGCGGCTTAGGAAGGACGCGGAAGAGTCGGAGTGGTTCTTGGGCGAAGCACGCGCGCAGGTGAGGGAACTTCAGACCCTGAGGGATGCATTGGAAGAACAGCTCGCGCAGGCCCGTTCCGGCGCTGAGGAAAAAGAGCGTTTGCTCCGGGAAGTGGAGTATCACTTGAATCGCAGTGAGTGGTTCTTGGGTGAAGAGCGGTCCAAGAATCAAGAGCTACTGGCCCAGATACAAGAGCTTCAGAACGAGTTTGAAGAATTGAAGCAGGCCTCTGAGGATCGCGTGGCAGAAATTCAGACATCTGCGGCCCGGACCGTGGAACAGCAGTCTATTCTTTGCTCCGAGCTGAGACAGAGCGTTAAGTCCCTCCGGGAGCAACTGGAGGGGTCTGCGGCTGCACCGCGTCCGGAAATTACCGAAATCACCAAAGAGGATGTTCGCTCCGATTGGAAGACTGTGTCTATGAGCCAGCAGGGGACAACGGGTTTGGATCCTTTGGCTGCGGTCTATGACCGGCGCACTCACCGGCGCGCCGGCTTGTCCGGGAAGGATATGTATTTGACTATCCGGGTGCTGGATTCCGGAGAGGAGCCCATCGGCGTAAGAGTCCGGAATGTCGGCGGCGGGGGAGTCGGGGTAGAATCCCCCAGGCTTTTGCCCAACAATACGCGAATTGAAGTGGCGGGCGGCGAGGGATCCGGGGATTTGGCGGGCATCCAGGGGACTGTGATTTGGAGCAAGCAGATCCCTAATTCAGATATTTATCATGTGGGCATTGCCTTTAGCTTTGAAGGGGAGGAAATCCAAAACCGCATTGGGACGGCTCTCGGAGCCACTTAGCGGGTCGATAAGAAAGCACTCCCCCTTTTCTCAGCGCAGGGCCCGGCCGGGTCCTGCGCTGTTTTGTTTTAAGCTGTTTATTTATAATTAGTTAGGAAGGCTATAGGCTGTGATTCGGTTTTTTGGTACAATACACAAACTGTTTTGGGTGAGCCAACTAACTGGAAATACAAATGTTGCGAGCGCAGGAATAGACTATGTCACAGAGAATCAGTCGATGGGGTGTGTGGGCTCTTGTGG from Candidatus Omnitrophota bacterium includes these protein-coding regions:
- a CDS encoding DEAD/DEAH box helicase, encoding MSFDNLDLPPELRQGLLDMRFTQATPIQLQSIPIAMEGRDMVGSSQTGSGKTAAFLIPIISRLMTVPGAGSRALILVPTRELAIQVEEQFLGLAYHTRLSIASVYGGVEMGLQERALKAGANVIVATPGRLLDHLRNHAADLSGIEILVLDEGDRMLDMGFLPDLERIFQKMPADRQSLLFSATFPSGVVGLISKLLKEPEYVKIGLDFTAAEGVRQFVCLVSDDKKRELLTELIRRHEMSMVLVFTRTKKDASSLWKFLKKHKVNADCMHSDLSQEQRLKALGDFRSGEARVLVATDIASRGLDVDNISHVINYNVPEDPESYVHRVGRTARYDAEGDAYTLVCPEEVSHLSAIEHLLGFQIERVRLDNFDYGKESQVSRPQKKFARPGRPFKGKFRPRRK
- a CDS encoding phosphoenolpyruvate carboxykinase (GTP), with protein sequence SSKTNPNALRSVQKNTIFTNVVKGADGSVWWEGLDDKEPPQPAWDWKGQPWTPESGEKGAHPNSRFTAPASQCPSVSPEWENPKGVPISAIVFGGRRAKVTPLVAQALSWQHGVFMGATMASEKTAAAFGDIGLVRRDPMAMLPFCGYNMADYFQHWLSMEQKLSNPPGIFMVNWFRIDDNGKFIWPGFGENLRVLQWIIDRVQGKGEGVETVAGLVPEANAISSEGLNLAPGTMESLLSLSKSAWEEEAKGIEEHFKTFGDNLPGVLREEFEAMKDRLSKL
- a CDS encoding sugar kinase; amino-acid sequence: MPVVVVGSVALDTIETPFGKTENALGGSASYFSLAARFFCPAYLVAVVGEDMPADRLALLSQKNIKTEGLKQVPGKTFRWTGRYEEDLNTRETLDLQLNVFEEFEPEIPAGAQDCEYVFLGNIHPQLQAKVLDQFPQAKLVGCDTIDHWILNERQALLNLFSKVNLVVINDAEARMLAQTPNLKVAARWIRARGPEFVVIKKGEHGVLMYHHDEFFAAPAFLLDEVFDPTGAGDSFAGGLMGYLAQARALTPEVLRCGIVNGTVLASYCVEQFGVQRLVSLTDQEVEERFVQFHRLTQFGDRIRQSN
- a CDS encoding class I fructose-bisphosphate aldolase — translated: MSTTTASTPKIRDTWEGQTVTPEVREILSWYGSDSPGTLTNLARMLNTGRIGGSGKLVILPVDQGFEHGPARSFAPNPPGYDPRYHFELALEAGCNAYAAPLGQLEAAARDFAGQIPTILKANNSDSLLSSNDPVPAVTASVDDALRLGCSAIGFTIYPGSSWRKEMYEEIRELAQDAKDAGLVVVIWSYPRGSSLSKEGETAMDVAAYAAQIACQLGAHIVKVKLPSDFLEQDAARKVYEKEKIQISDLAARVKHVVQSSFGGRRVVIFSGGPAKGKDAVLDEIRAIRDGGGFGSIMGRNAFQRPRKEAVALLQEVQDILVS